One part of the Deltaproteobacteria bacterium genome encodes these proteins:
- a CDS encoding bifunctional folylpolyglutamate synthase/dihydrofolate synthase, with protein sequence MTREAGPAGPEIVRPGLSRILLAFERSGHPEGCFRTLHIAGTNGKGSTACIVEAVVRRLAGPPVGLYTSPHLVSPEERIRVDGKKIPAPALRAGFRAAEETAGPFGPLTYFEKMTWTAADWFRRRKVRLAVMETGLGGRWDATTACRPAVTMITNVGYDHRDWLGDTIPRIAAEKAGILKEGVPLVTGRLRPAARTVVRALARSLGCPSWELGRDFDWREAGDGTITIALPGIRLDGLRLALIGRFQKDNASVALAGSWRWAVAEGIGAGTFARAAREAVRSARWPGRLCPIPYRRDAAGWVDGGHNRDAARALAREISDSPPWGTGRNVVALWSMLADKDAAGYLREIAPHLSGVVTYRLLHDRAADTETLRRASRLAGAECVVADDFPGGWRKARRWAGKGGVVLVCGSLAAVGDAYRHLEGEVP encoded by the coding sequence ATGACGCGGGAGGCGGGGCCCGCCGGTCCGGAGATCGTACGTCCGGGTCTGTCCCGGATCCTCCTTGCGTTCGAACGGTCCGGCCACCCGGAGGGGTGTTTCCGCACCCTGCACATCGCCGGGACCAACGGAAAAGGCTCCACCGCCTGCATCGTGGAGGCGGTCGTCCGGCGTCTCGCAGGCCCCCCCGTCGGTTTGTACACGTCTCCCCATCTCGTCTCGCCGGAGGAGAGGATCCGGGTCGACGGGAAAAAGATCCCCGCGCCCGCGCTGCGGGCGGGATTCCGGGCCGCGGAGGAAACCGCCGGTCCGTTCGGCCCCTTGACCTATTTCGAGAAGATGACGTGGACGGCCGCGGACTGGTTCCGGCGGAGGAAGGTCCGCCTGGCCGTGATGGAAACGGGGCTCGGAGGCCGCTGGGACGCGACCACCGCGTGCCGTCCGGCCGTCACCATGATCACGAACGTCGGGTACGACCACCGCGACTGGCTGGGAGACACGATTCCCCGGATCGCGGCGGAGAAGGCGGGCATCCTGAAGGAGGGCGTTCCCCTGGTCACGGGTCGGCTTCGCCCCGCCGCGCGCACGGTGGTCCGCGCGCTCGCTCGCTCGCTCGGATGCCCCTCCTGGGAGCTGGGCAGGGATTTCGACTGGCGGGAGGCCGGGGACGGCACGATTACGATCGCTCTGCCCGGAATTCGCCTGGATGGGCTGCGGTTGGCGCTGATCGGGCGGTTCCAGAAGGACAACGCCTCGGTTGCGCTCGCGGGAAGCTGGCGATGGGCGGTCGCCGAGGGGATCGGCGCCGGGACGTTCGCCCGCGCGGCGAGGGAGGCGGTGCGCTCCGCACGGTGGCCCGGAAGGCTCTGCCCGATCCCGTATCGACGCGATGCCGCCGGATGGGTCGACGGCGGGCACAACCGGGACGCCGCCCGCGCCCTGGCGCGGGAAATATCCGATTCGCCCCCATGGGGGACCGGAAGGAACGTCGTCGCGCTGTGGAGCATGCTGGCGGACAAGGACGCCGCCGGCTACCTTCGTGAGATCGCCCCTCACCTGTCCGGCGTGGTGACGTACCGCCTGCTGCACGATCGGGCCGCGGACACGGAAACCCTTCGTCGCGCATCCCGCCTTGCGGGGGCGGAATGCGTCGTGGCGGACGATTTCCCGGGCGGGTGGAGGAAGGCGCGCCGCTGGGCGGGAAAGGGGGGTGTCGTCCTGGTCTGCGGATCCCTGGCGGCCGTCGGCGACGCCTACCGACACCTCGAAGGAGAGGTGCCGTGA
- a CDS encoding LPS-assembly protein LptD encodes MKSGIRAAAAILLALVGATAFAEVRLPGTLPLLPGKDGFRLDSPVRLSAETLSYDEKTGVALAEGKVELGLGNRTMRADRIRYDSVTGEADLSGKVHYRDADEEFAFDRITINLDTETGILYNGTIRITANSYLISSEKLEKTGKQSFLIEKGVLTTCPCDPEPDWKFEVRKARVVLDEYARAKDITFRIRGVPVLWLPYGAFPVKLTRQSGLLMPGFSSGKSTGYTISLPLYWAINRWSDATVTLDAMSKRGYRPEIEYRFSLNRESEGAIRGTAFRDKATDDARWRLYGENVYRSGAWTANGKLEIPSDDTYYLDLVDTELLRSARTVRSTGFVGRSGEHSAQEAHVTWNRDLQSLPVDNTVQRFPEYTMTVLPRSTPVAGVEVSGEFAGTRFTRDDAPDEFRGRGAAAVSRTFGLHPSIHLAPFLFIDALGDRRDESRGNSRDSGRVVPGAGANFTVDAGRDFRGTDGKGNVHAIRTSLGYRYVPKVRQDDIPLTDQWSRLAPQSQFALTVSQRVLAFDNGTSPGELASLTLEWAYDPSGKDPATTPYVDPLSPFVRTFRDQIDTVAVRPARGKTAYSDVYANLRISPKGPWKIHGETLFDPVYSRIILGAVSGEWRRDDDNRVLAEYRISRDLAEDVHGLASWRPIRSLRLQGQTNYSIRNRALIDGSAAVTLFPKSDCWTVGIIAERKSNPSDTTLKLTFGLKGIGSVGK; translated from the coding sequence GTGAAATCCGGCATCCGTGCCGCCGCGGCGATCCTGCTCGCGCTGGTCGGGGCGACCGCCTTCGCGGAGGTGCGCCTGCCGGGGACACTCCCGCTTCTCCCGGGCAAGGACGGTTTCCGGCTGGATTCCCCGGTTCGGCTGTCGGCCGAGACCTTGTCGTACGACGAGAAGACCGGGGTGGCGCTCGCGGAGGGGAAAGTCGAACTGGGCCTCGGCAACCGCACGATGCGTGCGGACCGAATCCGGTACGACTCCGTCACCGGCGAGGCGGACCTCTCCGGAAAGGTGCACTACAGGGACGCGGACGAGGAGTTCGCGTTCGACCGGATCACGATCAACCTCGATACGGAGACCGGCATCCTGTACAACGGGACGATCCGGATCACCGCGAACAGCTACCTGATATCGAGCGAAAAGCTGGAGAAAACGGGGAAGCAGTCGTTCCTGATCGAGAAGGGGGTGCTGACCACGTGCCCCTGCGACCCCGAGCCCGACTGGAAATTCGAGGTGAGAAAGGCCCGCGTCGTGCTCGACGAATACGCCCGGGCGAAGGACATCACCTTCCGCATCCGCGGGGTGCCGGTGCTCTGGCTCCCGTACGGCGCCTTCCCCGTCAAGCTCACCCGGCAGAGCGGTCTCCTCATGCCGGGGTTCTCGAGCGGGAAATCGACCGGGTACACGATATCCCTCCCCCTGTACTGGGCGATCAACCGCTGGAGCGACGCCACCGTCACCCTCGACGCCATGAGCAAGCGCGGATACCGGCCGGAAATCGAGTACCGCTTCTCCCTGAACCGCGAATCGGAAGGCGCGATCCGGGGAACGGCCTTCCGCGACAAGGCGACGGACGATGCCCGTTGGCGGCTGTACGGGGAAAACGTCTACCGTTCGGGAGCGTGGACCGCGAACGGGAAGCTGGAGATTCCCTCCGACGACACGTACTACCTGGACCTGGTGGATACGGAACTCCTGCGGTCCGCGCGGACCGTGCGCTCCACCGGCTTCGTCGGTCGATCCGGAGAACATTCGGCCCAGGAGGCGCACGTCACCTGGAACCGGGACCTCCAGAGTCTCCCGGTCGACAACACGGTGCAGCGTTTTCCGGAATACACGATGACGGTCCTCCCGCGCTCCACCCCGGTGGCGGGGGTCGAGGTCTCGGGGGAATTCGCAGGGACCCGGTTCACCCGCGACGACGCGCCGGACGAGTTTCGCGGAAGGGGGGCCGCCGCCGTTTCCCGGACGTTCGGCCTGCATCCCTCGATCCACCTCGCCCCGTTCCTCTTCATCGATGCGCTCGGGGATCGGCGGGACGAATCCCGCGGGAATTCCCGGGATTCCGGAAGGGTCGTGCCCGGCGCGGGGGCGAATTTCACGGTGGACGCGGGAAGGGATTTCCGCGGAACCGACGGGAAGGGGAACGTCCACGCGATCCGCACCTCCCTGGGGTACCGCTACGTCCCGAAGGTCCGGCAGGACGATATCCCGCTCACCGACCAGTGGTCGCGGCTGGCTCCACAGAGCCAGTTCGCGCTGACGGTCTCCCAGCGGGTCCTCGCCTTCGACAACGGAACCTCCCCGGGAGAGCTCGCTTCGCTCACGCTGGAATGGGCGTACGACCCTTCGGGAAAGGATCCGGCGACGACGCCGTACGTCGACCCGCTGTCCCCGTTCGTCCGGACGTTCCGGGACCAGATCGATACGGTAGCCGTCCGTCCGGCCAGGGGGAAGACCGCGTATTCCGACGTGTATGCCAACCTGCGGATATCCCCCAAAGGTCCCTGGAAGATCCACGGCGAGACGCTGTTCGACCCGGTGTATTCGAGGATCATCCTCGGAGCCGTGAGCGGGGAGTGGCGCAGGGACGACGACAACCGGGTCCTCGCGGAATACCGGATATCCCGCGACCTTGCCGAGGACGTTCACGGGCTCGCGTCGTGGCGCCCGATCCGGTCGCTGCGGCTACAGGGGCAGACGAACTACTCGATCCGGAACCGGGCCCTGATCGACGGTTCCGCGGCCGTGACGCTGTTTCCCAAAAGCGACTGCTGGACCGTGGGGATCATCGCCGAGAGGAAGTCCAACCCCTCGGACACCACCTTGAAACTCAC